The following is a genomic window from Cydia amplana chromosome 23, ilCydAmpl1.1, whole genome shotgun sequence.
TTTAGGTGCATGATTCGATTAGTTAAGTGAGCGCTtcattcgccaacaaactggttacagtttggcgacatcataaattttgtttgtgagcatgtaccttttgtgtaaataaaaaaaaaaaaaaaaaaaaaagaatatgtCGCGGTCGCTGTGCGCGATACGCTTGACAGTGATCTTGTGTCTTATCACCTTGCAGTAAGGTTGTAAATCGGTTAACTCACCACATTTGACTTCCCTATGGACGCACAGCCGGTCGAAGTCCGCTATATGGACACGCTTGACAGTGATCTTGTGTCTTATCACCTTGCAGTAAGGTTGTAAATCGGTTAACTCACCACATTTAACTTCACTATGGACGCACAGCCGGTCGAAGTCCGCTATATGGACACGTTTGACAGTGATATTGTGTCTTATCTCCTTGCAGTAAGGTTGTAAATCGGTTAACTCACCACATTTGACTTCCCTATGGACGCACAGGCGGTCGAAGTCCGCTATATGGTCGAAGCGCGCCGCGAATATGTCGCGGTCGCTGTGTGCGATACGCTTGACAGTGATATTGTGTCTTATCACCTTGCAGTAAGGTTGTAAATCGGTTAACTCACCACATTTGACTTCCCTATGGACGCACAGCCGGTCGAAGTCCGCTATATGGACACGCTTGACAGTGATATTGTGTCTTATCACCTTGCAGTAAGGTTGTAAATCGGTTAACTCACCACATTTGACTTCCCTATGGACGCACAGCCGGTCGAAGTCCGCTATATGGACACGCTTGACAGTGATATTGTGTCTTATCACCTTGCAGTAAGGTTGTAAATCGGTTAACTCACCACATTTGACTTCCCTATGGACGCACAGGCGGTCGAAGTGCGCTATATGGTCGAAGCGCGCCGCGAATATGTCGCAGTCGCTGTGCGCTATACGCTTGAAAGCTGTTATCCTGTGTTCGCCGATGAAGGCTTGAAGGCAACCGGCTTCGGGTTTCCCGGAGAAATAGAGCTGTGGGaattacaaaatagtttttttaattttttttataccacataggtggcaaacaagcatacgggccgcctgatggtaagcagtcaccgtagcctatggacgcctgcaactccagaggtgttacatgcgcgttaccgaccttttttaaaaacctgtacactcctttattgaagaaccccatatcgtagaccctcgggaaaacctcggaagggagctcattccacagcaggagcgtccgcgggaggaaattcctcttaaaccgcacagtacgcgaccatttaggttctagggtgtgtggatgagcaccctgccgatggcgattttaaaactaaaaaggAGAAGATATTTATAATGATTTGTCAACCCTCAGAAGTACTCCGTGAAGTGAATAGgactgtaggtataataaatcaattttactatgaaatcGAATTAAACCCGAAATACCCAgtataaaaatctaaaatataatGGCGTTattaggaatcctctagacggagtttagagcaattatttcatgaaaccgatgctgccaaaaatacaggggtgcgggggacgaggtgagcgagtcccgtgccgtgattggtccgttcaaacacacggacgtcacacaaagacactttgactcgaagatggagtaaaactaccgtatatttgtggcagaaggggtagcgctactatgctcagtctggtgattttttttttttttttttttattagaagaccaacagctttaacaaactatatagACTTATAACTAGGATACAATCATGAAGCCAATAACAGGTCTCCCTAAcagatacaattgaaaatattacggatttgcttaggtactaggttatagtaggtattacacaattgtgtgtgcgtgtgtgtgtgtgttcacTCCTCCACTTGATTGTTGTTAATTTTTATCGCAATCGCAGCTTTaaacgattttttattattgtgcATAAATGGATCAATATCGCAAAACTGATTGTTGTACGTTTTTGAAATTCTATATAATACTGAATTCCTGCCATAATTAGTATGATAGTTAGGTAAACTAAGAAGACGTTAGtaatgaatcgtttgtctttatctgtcaatttaactaaaaatgtatttgtaagtaagggataaaacataatttaattagaaaacagggccgtaaagttttatgaataacgggccAAATGAATAGTGGAATCTTACCTTGGCATACAGAGGATTGTGCACATTTAATAATCTTGCTGTAGCATTTAGCCCCATCGCCTGCAAAGATAAATTTATTATAGCCTCTAGCCgccccatacgtcaaaccttgccaagcaaaatgaaattttattttgtcaacacaaagttcaaattagaatagaacaggagacctttttataagtctctgggcggctagaggataataaATTAGTTTGTCTTAAAGAATACAATAGGTATTGGAATATTTGCCTATAATAAAcgcatgtgttattttattatcaagtcTGTTAATAATTTCAACAGTACAAGTACAATAGTGATTAACCAAGAAGAAGATATCACACaggatatatgtatgtaaaaatatgtcggtcaaatgtaaaaaaatgggTGCAAATAACTTactaaaaatatgtcccattgttcttaattcgctgtcaTAAGAGCtttgagacatatttttgagtatgatgtgtgcacccatatttttacacttgacccTTATACTTAATGACTATAAAGCGCATATGAATGAGTTCAAATCACACCAAATCTAGGAAGATTTAGGATAGGAATGTGAGTTAGAGTATAGCATATTATTATTTCAccaaggagttttggccgaagggtgtcaagtttcggcggttccgcggccggttccctgacactgcggggttgcgtaatgcatcgcaatcataatgtgttttttagtgtttagttatatttttataatatgtatgctagttttaaggtatttatgtatgggccactagttgcctgaaataaacgatttcattcattcattcattattcaatAAGTTCTTGCGTTGAATGAATTCTCACATTCGCCAAGTCATCCCCCGCTTCGTTTCTGAACTTGTTTATGACCACCTCCTCGGCTTCCGTCGGCGGCGAGTCTGGCAACTCTTGCCAAACCTGTAACATTAACATATGATAAACAAATTGAAACTACAAGTGTTTcactatgaaaatgaaaactactGAAGACATTGATATCGGAATTGGCCtaatatgaataatatttaCTGAAGACGTTTACCGGATTGAACTTACTGAAAAGAAAAATTTCTACTTATGACAAGGCAGTATGGCTTAGAGCTTTAGCCTGTCCAGATGgacgaataataaaaaaaaacaacgggctgcactccgggagtgccggcagaagtgaaaactcaatgacttgtgcaaaatgtctgcagcactatgtataattgaggttaacgccatctagcgttatttcgtcgcattacttgaaacccctaagcacatcactgttagtactcgagttatataagtaccagttagagggaaactcactatatggcatttaaatcaataaagaaaaactcaatgacattgtaacagtttttcgatcaggtcacgtgtccgtcttacgtcttacgagtttaaaattttttccccatcacaaaaagtgcacagcgccgctaaagaagttttcacttcaaaaacaagtgactcgcttaacttcaaacccGGGTAAATTCATCTGTCAGCAATAGGGGCAGCAATATATTTACGCGCgtacgatagagataggaacaggcggcTCAATGCTTTTGATAAGTGTCTTTCTTTTAGAAGAATCATAACGATGGCAATAAAATGTACAGTACATTTTATTGCAGGGTTTGATATTATCGAGATaattatcggataattatcccaggtatggatggtgctatatttattttctttgaattctttgagaataaaaaataatgattttggGCGTTTTTTGCTATGTACACAACTGACCTAATATTGATTATGTAGTTTTTTATCAACCATTGAAATATAAGATAATCAACGTTCCAATTCACGCGCGATTTGTTTTTAAACATACCgcgttttatacattttaggttattatcaaaccgataattatcaggcataaaaatcctgataattatcctttcgaaccctgaatGTACAGCTTTACCTTAATCATAATCTGCTTCAGTTCGTCCTGTAGTATATTGGCCGTGAGGTTGTCTAGCTCATACTGGCCGTGTTGGTTCGGCTCCACGGTCGGTTTGCTCACGGGCGCTGAGGACAAACATTAGTCTTATTAAGATAAGAAATAAGATAAGATGGCTTACAACACCCCGTAACGTTAACAGCCTCCATAGCCTAGTCTGtttgaccctgcctacgaacctggaggtcccgggttcgaatcccggtaagggcatttatttgtgtgttcatcacaaacatttgttccttagttatggatgttttctatgtatttaagtacagtcgccatcagatatattggagcggtcaaggcgctcacaaatatctgaacacgcctctattgtcagggcgttagagtgcgtgttcagatattgtgaacaccttggccactctgatatatctgatggcgactgtacttatatgtttctgtatattatatatacttggtcaaccagatcttgacagtagaaaaaggcggcaaatttgaaaaatgtaggcgcgaagggatatcgtcccatagaaaatttgaatttcgcgccttttttttttactgacaagatttggttgaccagctatagttacaaATGTTTAAGTGGTGCATTTTAGGTCtgtgttcgtgatttttttttatcgagcTAAAGTTGTATAATCAGGTGTCGAATTAatgaagttactagagaaaggcctTAAGActgttattcatattttttggctaCCGTATTATAACCTTAAAAAGCTCTACgaattttatagttggtcaaaccaatttgtcagtcagtaagaaccaggaaaactatactaatccttttcttttgggtacagtactagtgtaagacaaagatagtatgattctctctgtctatgtttgaaatgagacagtcctttgacaaactataaaaactctgctggctgaATCCACTGCACCTTAAaatcataatgtgatttttagggtttagtttatatttttataatatgtaatgctagttttaaggtatttagtatgggccactagttgcctgaaataaagatttcatttaaatacaactcacctctcttagtcTTGTCAGCGACTGTTTTCGGAGCTGCTACATCTTTCCCAGTCTCCTTTTTATCCAGGTCCTTTTCCACAGGCTTGGCGGTCGCATCATTATTTGGCTTCTGTTGATCTGGTTTCCGCCTCGGCCTTACCCTTTTGGGTTTCGGAGGTACTTCCCATTCTGAAACTATGatttgtttaaccttttcgacgccgtgtcaaacacaaaagcagtCACCcggacgccacgtcacctaagtgtcaaaactgaaattgaactttatgcatatgcacgtaggtctatgtcgctctgtggtctgtgaccgattaaccagtctttggcgttgaacctgcggtgcggatatatcgatcagtggcgtccaaaaggttaaaaataatAGACCGAGAGCCTCTCGACCGAAGGCCTCCCGTTTCAGGCAAAAATGCTGTCGTATTTCCGGATGTACtctgcaggggcccgtttctcaaaagcttgtaagttgtaatacaagcggatgtcactttttatcAGCTTTGTTGCAAAGGGaaatccacttgtattacacgtTACAAGCTCGTGAGAAACTGGCCCCAGATCGCATTTCTCAaacgattcttgtgaaattttgtacttagataaaaaaaatctgtcgtctcgtttttagggttccgtacccaaagggtaaaaacgggaccctattactaagactccgctatccgtccgtccgtccgtctgtccgtccgtccgtccgtccgtctgtcaccaggctgtatcttacgaaccgtgatagctgttgaattttaaatttatgtagaagttgaaaatttcacagatgatattt
Proteins encoded in this region:
- the LOC134658652 gene encoding uncharacterized protein LOC134658652, with the protein product MIKVWQELPDSPPTEAEEVVINKFRNEAGDDLANAMGLNATARLLNVHNPLYAKLYFSGKPEAGCLQAFIGEHRITAFKRIAHSDCDIFAARFDHIAHFDRLCVHREVKCGELTDLQPYCKVIRHNITVKRVHIADFDRLCVHREVKCGELTDLQPYCKVIRHNITVKRVHIADFDRLCVHREVKCGELTDLQPYCKVIRHNITVKRIAHSDRDIFAARFDHIADFDRLCVHREVKCGELTDLQPYCKEIRHNITVKRVHIADFDRLCVHSEVKCGELTDLQPYCKVIRHKITVKRVHIADFDRLCVHREVKCADFDRLCVHREVKCGELTDLQPYCKVIRHKITVKRIAHSDRDIFAARFDHIADFDRLCVHREVKCGTATVIVVPCYKYFSSPPAIKSIYADNIANIKKKTDTSPQKPDTDKIEKSVAEKNEKSFENAEAKADNAVADTKVDAEKEVVKTPSNTTPKTVTATKVAEAKTVTVKPTAQEKPKAVVKETPKDAPVETKKVTPKKVENNVSKGDKQAKIDSIDDMMVVDEEVGEEENDDEEMTDQDILALMSGGIVLDECSGSDDEK